From one Streptomyces sp. Q6 genomic stretch:
- a CDS encoding NHLP family bacteriocin export ABC transporter peptidase/permease/ATPase subunit: MAAAVTATSLPPAGHGGRRRSRPAPPPPRRRRTVRTPTVLQMEAVECGAAALGMVLAHHGRHVPLEELRIACGVSRDGSRASNLLKAARSYGLTAKGMQMEPGALADVQGPAILFWEFNHYVVYDGTGRRFGRRGVHINDPDKGRRFVATEDFDTSFTGVVLVLEPGPDFRPGGRRPGVLKALPGRLRGTTGTMVAALLASLLLVAVGAAVPALSRTYIDLFLIGDQTSLLGALFASMGAMVALTGALTWLQQANLLRGRIISSTLSSARFFGHLLRLPVQFFAQRSPADLVQRLQSNDGVSETLARDLTAAGVDGIVVLLYAALLWTYDPQLTMVGVGIALLNVVAMRIVVRLRATRTQKLRADTARLTNTSYTGLQLIETMKATGGEDGYFRRWAGQHATTLEEQQRLGVPSAWLGVVAPTLATLNSALILWIGGLRAVEGHLSVGLLVAFQALVTRFTAPLTRLNGVAGRIQDFAADVARLKDVESFPVDTLYARPEAVHDTRRLKGHVELEEITFGYSPLDKPLLSGFSLTVGPGEQVALVGGSGSGKSTVSRLISGLYAPWEGVIRIDGRRLDDIPRGALAASVSFVDQDVFLFEGTVRDNVALWDPSISDDAVADALRDACLYDVVARRPGGLHSPVEQDGRNFSGGQRQRLEIARALVRRPSILVLDEVTSALDAETEQVVMDNIRRRGCACVVIAHRLSTVRDSDEIVVLDHGQVVERGRHEHLVAAGGPYAELVREH; the protein is encoded by the coding sequence TTGGCTGCTGCCGTGACCGCGACCTCGTTGCCGCCCGCCGGACACGGTGGGCGCCGCCGCTCCCGGCCCGCTCCCCCACCGCCCAGGCGCCGCAGGACGGTGCGTACCCCCACGGTCCTCCAGATGGAGGCCGTCGAGTGCGGCGCCGCGGCGCTCGGCATGGTCCTCGCGCACCACGGCCGGCACGTCCCGCTCGAAGAGCTGCGCATCGCGTGCGGTGTCTCGCGGGACGGCTCGCGCGCCAGCAACCTCCTGAAGGCGGCGCGCAGTTACGGCCTGACCGCCAAGGGCATGCAGATGGAGCCCGGCGCGCTCGCCGACGTGCAGGGCCCGGCGATCCTTTTCTGGGAGTTCAACCACTACGTCGTCTACGACGGCACGGGGCGCCGCTTCGGGCGGCGCGGCGTGCACATCAACGACCCGGACAAGGGCCGCCGGTTCGTGGCCACCGAGGACTTCGACACCAGCTTCACGGGCGTCGTCCTGGTCTTGGAGCCGGGACCGGACTTCCGGCCGGGCGGGCGCCGTCCGGGCGTGCTCAAGGCGCTGCCCGGACGGCTGCGCGGCACGACCGGCACCATGGTCGCCGCGCTCCTCGCGAGCCTGCTGCTCGTCGCGGTGGGCGCGGCGGTGCCCGCGCTCAGCCGCACGTACATCGACCTGTTCCTGATCGGTGATCAGACCTCCCTGTTGGGCGCCCTGTTCGCGTCGATGGGCGCGATGGTGGCGCTCACCGGCGCCCTGACCTGGTTGCAGCAGGCGAATCTGCTGCGTGGCCGGATCATCTCGTCGACGCTCAGCAGCGCCCGCTTCTTCGGCCATCTGCTGCGGCTGCCCGTGCAGTTCTTCGCGCAGCGCAGCCCGGCCGACCTCGTCCAGCGACTCCAGTCGAACGACGGGGTCTCCGAGACGCTGGCCCGCGACCTGACGGCGGCCGGCGTCGACGGGATCGTGGTGCTGCTGTACGCGGCGCTGCTGTGGACGTACGACCCGCAGCTGACGATGGTCGGCGTCGGCATCGCGCTCCTGAACGTGGTGGCGATGCGGATCGTCGTACGGCTGCGCGCCACACGCACGCAGAAGCTGCGGGCGGACACGGCCCGGCTGACCAACACCTCGTACACCGGGCTCCAGTTGATCGAGACGATGAAGGCCACCGGCGGTGAGGACGGTTACTTCCGGCGGTGGGCCGGACAGCACGCGACGACGCTGGAGGAGCAGCAGCGGCTCGGGGTGCCGAGCGCCTGGCTGGGGGTCGTCGCGCCGACGCTGGCGACGCTCAACAGCGCGCTGATCCTGTGGATCGGCGGTCTGCGCGCCGTCGAGGGGCATCTGTCGGTGGGCCTGCTCGTCGCGTTCCAGGCGCTGGTGACCCGCTTCACCGCGCCCCTCACCCGGTTGAACGGGGTCGCGGGCCGCATCCAGGACTTCGCCGCCGACGTGGCCCGGCTCAAGGACGTCGAGAGCTTCCCGGTCGACACCCTGTACGCGCGCCCGGAAGCGGTGCACGACACGCGCCGGCTGAAGGGGCACGTCGAGCTGGAGGAGATCACGTTCGGCTACAGCCCGCTCGACAAGCCGCTCCTCTCGGGGTTCTCGCTGACGGTCGGTCCGGGCGAGCAGGTGGCGCTCGTGGGCGGCTCGGGCAGCGGCAAGTCGACCGTCTCCCGGCTCATTTCGGGGCTGTACGCGCCGTGGGAGGGCGTCATCCGGATCGACGGGCGGCGCCTCGACGACATCCCCCGCGGGGCGCTCGCCGCGTCAGTGTCCTTCGTCGACCAGGACGTGTTCCTCTTCGAGGGCACGGTCCGGGACAACGTCGCGCTGTGGGACCCCTCGATCTCCGACGACGCGGTCGCCGACGCGCTGCGCGACGCGTGCCTGTACGACGTGGTGGCGCGGCGGCCCGGCGGCCTCCACAGCCCGGTCGAGCAGGACGGGCGCAACTTCTCCGGCGGGCAGCGTCAACGTCTGGAGATCGCACGGGCGTTGGTGCGCCGGCCGAGCATCCTCGTCCTCGACGAGGTGACGAGCGCGCTCGACGCCGAGACCGAGCAGGTCGTCATGGACAACATCCGGCGGCGCGGCTGCGCCTGTGTGGTCATCGCCCACCGGCTGAGCACGGTGCGCGACAGCGACGAGATCGTGGTCCTCGACCACGGGCAGGTCGTCGAGCGCGGCCGCCACGAGCATCTGGTGGCGGCGGGCGGCCCGTACGCCGAGCTGGTCAGGGAGCACTGA
- a CDS encoding HlyD family efflux transporter periplasmic adaptor subunit, with protein sequence MQFRQQALSKLQSPEALDLPVRLARPQGLLALAVTVVVMAAASVWAVTGSVSSTLKASGVLTYGRGSYVLQTPVTGQVTGLYVREGQRVAADAPLLKVRTEQGNRVVRAIDAGRVTALVARMGSVVTTGADVATLERTSSARDPLLALLYVPATSAATVPAGASVDLTVPAAQSYGVLRGTVKAVGRAAQTKRQVTDVLGDADLAAQFTKGGARVPVLVQLTPSASTTSGYAWSSRGGPPYALTSMTLTGGAVHLAEQRPIDWLLP encoded by the coding sequence GTGCAGTTCCGCCAACAGGCCCTGTCCAAGTTGCAGTCGCCGGAGGCGCTCGACCTTCCGGTGCGGCTCGCGCGGCCGCAGGGGCTGCTCGCGCTCGCCGTCACCGTCGTCGTGATGGCCGCCGCCAGTGTGTGGGCCGTGACCGGTTCGGTCTCCTCGACGCTCAAGGCGAGCGGCGTCCTCACCTACGGGCGGGGCAGTTACGTGCTCCAGACGCCCGTCACCGGACAGGTCACCGGCCTGTACGTACGGGAGGGGCAGCGGGTCGCGGCCGACGCGCCCCTGCTCAAAGTCCGTACGGAGCAGGGCAATCGGGTCGTCCGCGCCATCGACGCGGGCCGGGTCACGGCGCTCGTCGCGCGGATGGGGTCCGTGGTGACCACCGGTGCCGACGTCGCGACCCTGGAACGCACCTCCTCCGCGCGCGATCCGCTGCTCGCCCTGCTGTACGTGCCCGCCACCAGCGCGGCGACCGTCCCGGCGGGCGCCTCCGTCGACCTGACGGTGCCCGCAGCCCAGAGCTACGGGGTGCTGCGCGGCACCGTGAAGGCGGTCGGGCGCGCCGCGCAGACGAAGCGGCAGGTCACCGACGTCCTCGGGGACGCCGATCTGGCCGCGCAGTTCACCAAGGGCGGGGCGCGGGTTCCGGTCCTCGTGCAGCTCACCCCCTCCGCCTCGACGACGTCCGGCTATGCCTGGTCGTCCCGGGGCGGGCCGCCGTACGCCCTCACCTCCATGACCCTCACCGGCGGCGCCGTGCACCTCGCCGAGCAGCGCCCGATCGATTGGCTGCTGCCGTGA
- a CDS encoding type A2 lantipeptide — translation MSNTHQVETLEISDAELDNVSGGLVGGLAANLTGTVDSIAPVSGVVSGLTGTVEGLTGLNTGAVTGLATGLTAGL, via the coding sequence ATGAGCAACACCCACCAGGTCGAGACCCTCGAGATTTCCGACGCCGAGCTGGACAACGTCTCCGGCGGTCTGGTCGGCGGCCTCGCCGCCAACCTGACCGGCACCGTGGACTCGATCGCCCCGGTCTCCGGCGTCGTCTCGGGCCTCACGGGCACGGTCGAGGGCCTCACCGGCCTCAACACGGGCGCCGTCACGGGCCTGGCCACCGGCCTCACCGCCGGCCTCTGA
- a CDS encoding DUF1275 family protein, protein MPTGGDAGRLARWPGQVVAALAAQTALLAFVAVAGALLDGRPDGGRRTVLLVAAALAMGGQSAAMVAAGEGAAPTTYFTGTLTTLVTGTVDGSARGRGQLWVTARLSAVVGGAACAVAVREAAPAWGFTAPAVFAAAALACQKPAQRLRRAVTSGRRTPLPNTRSRSL, encoded by the coding sequence GTGCCGACGGGTGGGGACGCGGGCCGCCTCGCACGGTGGCCGGGGCAGGTCGTGGCCGCGCTCGCGGCCCAGACGGCGCTGCTCGCGTTCGTCGCCGTGGCGGGTGCGCTGCTCGACGGGCGGCCCGACGGGGGCCGGCGCACGGTGCTCCTCGTGGCCGCCGCCCTCGCGATGGGCGGGCAGTCCGCGGCGATGGTCGCGGCCGGGGAGGGCGCCGCGCCGACCACGTACTTCACCGGGACGCTCACCACTCTGGTGACGGGCACGGTCGACGGCTCCGCGCGCGGGCGCGGTCAACTCTGGGTGACCGCGCGGTTGTCGGCCGTGGTCGGCGGCGCCGCGTGCGCCGTCGCCGTACGGGAGGCCGCACCGGCGTGGGGGTTCACCGCACCTGCCGTGTTCGCGGCCGCCGCGTTGGCGTGCCAGAAACCTGCACAGCGATTGCGCAGAGCGGTCACGTCGGGCCGCAGAACTCCATTGCCGAATACACGCAGCAGGAGCCTTTGA
- a CDS encoding sulfatase-like hydrolase/transferase, whose translation MSTAAPRPEPARRRPNVVVILTDQQRWDTTGVQGGPPGLTPQFDRIAREGTLVEQAITPNPVCAPARSALQTGRWPTAAGVHRNGLALPAELPTLASGFAEAGYATGYIGKWHLAGAPSGAGPVPKDARGGYQEWLASELLEFTSDAYHTVLYDEAGEPVRLPGYRSDALIDAAIRFVADHHDRPFLLFVSLLEPHHQNPTDDYPAPEPNTAVPQGSWLPPDLAALSPSAPQGGVHRHLAGYLGQIKRVDEGVGRLRDALRSLALTEDTILAWTADHGSHFRTRNGEYKRSGHEASVRVPLALTGPGFTGGGLVRHPVSTVDLMPTLLSAAGVDVPSGVQGRSFLPLTGGGADPGRPPEVFIQISEDQVARAVRTDRWKYVVAAPDADPWHDASAGRYVETELYDLAADPYELDNLAGLTSHRRVADSLREALAAWLDRVGEKPVTVTPAPERPTGQRSVDPFPPDLPWDSLPFAH comes from the coding sequence GTGAGCACCGCCGCACCGCGCCCCGAACCGGCCCGGCGCCGTCCGAACGTCGTCGTCATCCTCACCGACCAGCAGCGCTGGGACACGACCGGTGTGCAGGGCGGCCCGCCCGGACTGACTCCGCAGTTCGACCGGATCGCCCGCGAAGGCACCCTGGTCGAGCAGGCGATCACGCCCAACCCGGTCTGCGCACCCGCCCGTTCGGCCCTCCAGACGGGTCGCTGGCCGACGGCGGCGGGCGTGCACCGCAACGGGCTCGCCCTGCCCGCCGAGCTGCCGACGCTCGCGAGCGGCTTCGCCGAGGCCGGGTACGCGACCGGATACATCGGCAAGTGGCACCTGGCGGGCGCGCCGTCGGGAGCGGGTCCGGTGCCGAAGGACGCGCGGGGCGGCTATCAGGAGTGGTTGGCGTCCGAGCTGCTCGAGTTCACCTCGGACGCCTACCACACCGTGTTGTACGACGAGGCGGGTGAACCGGTGCGGCTGCCGGGGTACCGCAGTGACGCGCTGATCGACGCGGCGATCCGGTTCGTGGCCGACCACCACGACCGCCCGTTCCTGCTCTTCGTCTCGCTCCTCGAACCGCACCACCAGAACCCGACCGACGACTATCCGGCTCCTGAGCCGAACACGGCCGTCCCGCAAGGGAGTTGGCTGCCGCCGGATCTGGCCGCGCTCAGCCCGTCCGCGCCCCAGGGCGGTGTCCACCGGCATCTCGCGGGCTACCTCGGCCAGATCAAGCGGGTCGACGAGGGCGTGGGCCGGCTGCGCGACGCGCTGCGCAGCCTCGCGCTCACCGAGGACACGATCCTGGCCTGGACGGCGGATCACGGCTCGCACTTCCGCACACGGAACGGCGAGTACAAGCGGTCGGGGCACGAGGCGTCGGTCCGGGTGCCGCTGGCCCTCACCGGGCCGGGATTCACCGGCGGCGGTCTCGTCCGTCACCCGGTCAGTACGGTCGACCTGATGCCGACGCTCCTGTCGGCGGCGGGCGTCGACGTGCCGTCGGGCGTCCAGGGCCGGTCCTTCCTGCCGCTCACCGGGGGAGGCGCCGACCCCGGCCGGCCGCCGGAGGTGTTCATCCAGATCAGCGAGGACCAGGTGGCCCGCGCCGTGCGCACCGACCGCTGGAAGTACGTCGTCGCGGCGCCGGACGCCGACCCCTGGCACGACGCCTCGGCCGGCCGGTACGTCGAGACCGAGCTGTACGACCTGGCCGCGGACCCCTACGAGTTGGACAACCTGGCGGGCCTCACCTCCCACCGCCGCGTCGCGGACTCCCTGCGCGAGGCGCTCGCCGCCTGGCTCGACCGGGTCGGCGAGAAGCCGGTGACGGTGACACCGGCACCGGAGCGCCCCACGGGTCAGCGCAGCGTGGATCCCTTCCCACCTGACCTCCCTTGGGATTCACTGCCGTTCGCGCATTAG
- a CDS encoding TauD/TfdA family dioxygenase: MTTAPATPATATATTPAPTVTVTKLGGRLGAVIEGVRLSGDLAPETVAAVRAALLTHKVVFFRGQDHLDTDSHEAFGRLLGTPVAHPTVPSADGRYSFPINSDYGGRANQWHSDVTFVPAYPAFSILRATKIPPYGGNTLWANTATAYENLPAPLQELATSLRAVHSNDYDYAALRPDAIPEQLQRFRDVFAKIKFLTEHPVVRVHPETGERTLLLGNFVQKISGLTGRDSRDLLELFQRHIERPENTVRWQWQVGDVAIWDNRATQHYGVDDSDDHERKLARVTIDGDVPVGVDGRTSTLLSPDSVPEPEHGIASGASTAATGTPTSVVA; encoded by the coding sequence ATGACGACCGCACCCGCCACCCCTGCCACTGCCACGGCCACCACCCCCGCCCCCACCGTCACCGTCACAAAACTCGGCGGCCGTCTCGGCGCCGTCATCGAGGGCGTCCGCCTCTCCGGCGACCTCGCCCCCGAGACCGTCGCCGCCGTCCGCGCGGCACTCCTCACCCACAAGGTCGTCTTCTTCCGCGGCCAGGACCACCTCGACACCGACTCCCACGAGGCGTTCGGCCGGCTCCTCGGCACGCCGGTCGCCCACCCGACCGTCCCGTCCGCCGACGGCCGCTACTCGTTCCCGATCAACTCGGACTACGGCGGCCGCGCCAACCAGTGGCACAGCGATGTCACGTTCGTCCCCGCCTACCCGGCCTTCTCGATCCTGCGCGCCACCAAGATCCCCCCGTACGGCGGCAACACCCTGTGGGCCAACACCGCGACGGCGTACGAGAATCTGCCCGCCCCGCTCCAGGAGCTCGCCACGAGTCTGCGCGCCGTGCACTCCAACGACTACGACTACGCGGCCTTGCGCCCCGACGCGATCCCGGAGCAGCTCCAGCGCTTCCGCGACGTCTTCGCCAAGATCAAGTTCCTGACCGAGCACCCGGTCGTCCGCGTCCACCCGGAGACCGGTGAACGGACCCTGCTGCTCGGCAACTTCGTACAGAAGATCTCCGGACTCACCGGCCGCGACTCCCGCGACCTGCTCGAACTCTTCCAGCGCCACATCGAGCGCCCGGAGAACACCGTCCGCTGGCAGTGGCAGGTCGGTGACGTCGCCATCTGGGACAACCGGGCCACCCAGCACTACGGCGTCGACGACTCCGACGACCACGAGCGCAAGCTGGCCCGCGTGACCATCGACGGCGACGTCCCGGTCGGCGTCGACGGTCGTACGTCCACGCTCCTGTCCCCCGATTCGGTGCCCGAGCCGGAGCACGGCATCGCGTCCGGCGCCTCGACGGCGGCGACCGGCACCCCGACGTCCGTCGTCGCGTGA
- a CDS encoding putative leader peptide, whose translation MNPDQRLVSRRHVDLCRQASAVCAVRP comes from the coding sequence ATGAATCCGGACCAGCGCCTCGTGTCCCGCAGGCACGTCGACCTCTGTCGACAGGCCAGCGCGGTGTGTGCCGTCCGCCCCTGA